Within Paenibacillus sp. RUD330, the genomic segment TTGAGAGCTAAAAGCTAGAACGCTAAAAAGCTAAAAAGCTAAAAAGCTAAAAAGCTAAAAAGCTAAAAAGCTAAAAAGCTAAAAAGCTAGAAAGCTAGAAAGCTAGAAAGCTAGAAAGCCAAGCCAAAAGGCGCTGTGAATGCGCTTTATTGCCATCATTTCCTCACTCTGATCCGGAGGCGGTACTCTTTGTCCAGCAAACGCTCCCTTCGCTTCAAGCTCGCCATCGGCTTCGCTCTGCTGGCGGTTCCGCTGCTGTTCATCCTGATCTACAACAACCTGGCCGCGACGAGCGTCGTCCGGGAGCAGGTGGCCGAATCCAACAAGAACATGGTGACGCTGTATTCCAATCAGATCCAAACCTCGCTCAGCCGGGAGTCGAACTTCCTCTACAATCTGGCGATGGACGATCCCAACATTCTCGCGCTCTCGGACACCCGCAAGAGCAACGACAAGATCGAATACGAGCTGGCCAAAAACCGGATCCTGATCAGCCTGTCCCGCTATCACCGGTACGACAGCAGCGTGGACGTGCAGTTCGTCTATTCCACGGAGACCAAGGAAATGTTCAACACCGTCATCCGGACGCTGTATCTGGAGGAGATGGATCTCATCAAGCAGTCCATCTATGAGGTCGTATCGAAAGCAAAGCCGGACAGCCCCTACCTGAGGGAGTGGAAGCTGGTCAGCTACGGGGACAAGCATGCCCTGATCCGGCTCGTGGACTCGGGCTACGGCTATTATCTGGGGGCTTTCGTGAAGCTGGAGAGCCTGAGCGTGCCGCTGGAGCTGATCCAGCTCGGGCAGCACGGCTTTTCCGCCTTCTCCGACAGCGGCGGCAGCCTCGTGCTCGCCTCTCCGCTGACCCGCTCGGAAGCGGGCTCGCTGCGTGTCGCCCCCGAGCGGGATTACCAGACGCTGAGCCTGAAGCAGGAGGATTATCTGGTCGTGAGCAACCGGGTCAAGGATACCGACATGACGCTGAGCGCCTTCATTCCGGAGCAGCGGCTCCTGCAGAAGCTGTCCAAATACCGGACCTACATCAGCCTGATGCCGTTCCTGGCGGGATTCCTGCTGCTGCTGTGCGTCCTCTATCTCAATCATGTCATCATCAAGCCGATGAACAGCCTCATCCGCGGAATGCGCACCATCAAGCGCGGCGATTGGAAATACCGGCTTAGCCCCGCCCGTTCGACCGAATTCGCCATAATTAACGAAACCTTTAACGATATGGTGCAGGAAATCGAGGAGCTGAAGATCAATGTGTACGAGGAGCAGATCCGGGTGCACAAGGCGGAGCTCAAGCAGCTCCAGCTGCAGATCAATCCCCATTTCCTGCTGAACAGCATCAATGTCGTGTACAGCCTGGCCCAGATCCGCAATTTCGGCCTGATCCAGTCTATGTGCCTCAACCTGGTCAAATATTTCCGCTTCACCACCCGCATATCGGGCTCGCTCGTAGCGGTCGGAGAAGAGATGGAGCATATGGACAGCTACCTGCGCATCCAGCAGCTGCGGTTCCCGGGAAGAATCGACTTTGATATCGATATCGACGAGGAGCTGGAGCAGCAGCTGCTGCCGCCGCTGCTCGTGCAGCCTTTCATCGAGAATGCCGTCAAGCATGGGTTCGATTTCATGGACGAGCCTTTCCGCATCAGCATCTCGGTGCATGATCCCGGAGCGGCGGCAGCCGGAGCGGAGGGAGCGGAAGGAAGCAGAGACAACGGCGGAACGGACGGATATGGAACCGGATTCAAGGATAGCGCGGGAACGGACCGAGGCGGCCGGAGCTTCCAGGTCGTCGTCGAAGACAACGGAGGCGGATTTCCGGAAGAGGTGCTCAAGGAGCTTCAGAGCGGCAGGCGCTTCGAGGCTTCGGGAGACGAGCATCTCGGCATTTGGAATGTGCATCATCGCCTGAAGCTTCTGTACGGAAGCTCCGCCAGCCTGCAATTCTCGAACAGGGAAGCTGGAGGCGCCCGGATCGTCATCGTTCTGCCTTTGGACGGAGCGCATAGGAACCAATCTAACGGAGGTGGCATCGATGTATCGCGTGTTGATCGTGGATGATGAGATGTATGCCGTCATGGGACTGAAGGACGGAGTCCAGTGGAGCCGTCTGGGAGTCAGCGATGTGCGGGAGGCCTACAACATGAGAGGGGCCATCGCCGTCTTCGGCGAATGCCGCATTGATGTGATGATCTGCGATATCGAGATGCCGAAGGGAACCGGAATCGAGCTGCTGGAGTGGGTGCGGGAGCACCATCCCGACACCGAGGTCATTTTCCTCACGGCCCATGCGGACTTCCGGTTCATGAAGCGGGCGATCCAGCTCAGCAGCTTCGATTACATGATGAAGCCGATCGGCTACGAGGTGCTGGAGGAGACGCTTGGCAGAGCGCTCGAGCGGGCTGGCCAGACCCGCAAGGAAAGGGAGATCCGCGATCGGTTCCAGCCTTATCAGGAGCTGTGGCCGAGACAGAAGACGCTGCTCAGCGAGCGCTTCTGGTACGATCTGCTCGCCAAGAGGATCACCGTATCCCGCGACCATGAGCGCTCCTTGATGGAGGCGCACGGCGTCGAGCTGGCGCCGGGCGAGAGGCTGCTGCCGGTGCTGATCAGCGTGGAGAGCTGGAACCGCGAGCTCAGAGCCGGCGATGAGGAGATTCTGGAGTATGCGATCCGGCAGTCGGCCAAGGAGTTCCTGCTGGAGGGAGGAAGAGGAGAGGTGATCCAGAGCAAGCAGGGAGCGATCGTCGCGATCCTCTACGGCGGCGGGGAAGCTCCCGCCTCCCTGCTGGCGCAGGCGGGACAGCTGTGCGTCCGGTATGCGGCCTATTGCATGGATCATTTGAACTGCCGCATTTCGTGTTATCTCGGAGAGCCGGCCGAGCTCAAGGAGCTGGCTTCCATGTACAGGAGGCTGCTGCTTCAGGAATACGACAACCTGAGCCGCTCCGAGCCGGTGAACTGGCTGCGGGAGGAAGCGGAGCCGCAGCATCACCGCCCAGGCCGGCGGCAGACGAGGCTGCCGGAATTCAATGCTTGGGCGATGCTGCTTGAGGAAGGCCGGATCGGAGAGGTCGAGGCGCTCCTGCGCTCCTCGCTCGCGGAGATGGCGGCGGACCGGAGCATGGGCGGCGCGGAGCTTCAGGCCTATTATCTCGGCTTCCTTCAGGTGATGCTCTACGTGCTGCAGAAAAAAGGGCTGTCCGCCCATGAGCTGGGCTCCGACCAGCCGCTGGAAGGGCCGCCGCGTTCCCTGCCCCAGCTGGAGGCCTGGGCGCTGGACATGCTCCGCCGCTTCAACGAGACGCTGGACCATGGCGAGTCGGTCATCGGACGTCTGCAGGCCTACATCGCCGGGCATCTGGGCGAGAACATCACCCGCGAGATGCTGGCGGAATACTGCTTCCTGAATCCCGCCTACCTCTCGCGGCTGTTCAAGAAGGAGACGGGCCTCTCCATCACCGACTATCTGCTTCAGGAGCGGATGCGGATCGCCGGCGAGATCATCGCGCATTCCTCCGTGCCGATCTCCGAGGTCGCACGCCGGATGGGCTACAACAATTTTTCGTATTTCTCCAAGATGTTCAAGAAAATATACGGCGTCGGACCCCAGCAGCACCGCAAGCTGGCGATAGGCGGAGACGGATTCGCTGCGGAGGAGTGAGGAACTCGCACGCGGAAGGATAGGGTGATCTTAGCTGGCCGGGCGCTCCGGTTGACCTCCGATCGGGGCCGAACGGATTTTGGATGGTACAGGGCCGAGCGATCGATTATGATAGACGATAGTCTCTATCGGACTCATTATCTGCAAAGCGCGGTGTTCAACCATGAATCGCATTCAGATCTTTATGCGCTCCTACCATCCCATTGTCCTGTCGCTCCTCGTCGGGCAGATGATTTCCCGCATCGCGACCTCGATGAGCATGCCGTTCCTCGCCCTTTATCTCGCCAGGAATACCGATATGAGCGCGGCCATGATCGGCTTCGTCGCGGGTGCGGGAGCGCTCGCCGGCACGTTCGGAGGGTTCGTCGGCGGGGCGCTGTCGGATCGCTACAGCCGCAGGCTCATCATGTTCATCTCGCTGTTCGCCTGGAGCGCCGTGTTCGCGGGGTTCGCCTTCACGAAGCAGCCGGTGCTGCTGCTCCTGCTCAGCATGCTCAACGGCCTCTGCCGCTCCTGGTTCGAGCCGGTCGCGCAGGCGCTGATGGGAGATCTGACGGAACCGGAGCGCCGGTTCAACGTATTTTCGATGCGCTATCTGATGGGGAATGTCGGCGTTTCGGTCGGTCCGCTTCTCGGCGTTTATCTCGGCGTCGGCAGCGGCCCGCTCCCCTTTCTCGTCACCGGCCTCATCTATTTGCTGTACGGCCTTGTCTTGTTCGCGATGATGAACGCTTTCGGCATCAAGGATATCGAGGGGGCCAAAAAGGAGAGGGCGACGATCGGCTCGGCTTGGCATGCCGTCCGCCGCGATCGGGTGCTGCAGCTGTACATCGCCGGCGCGGTTCTCGTGGGCATCGGCTACAGCCAGCATGCCGTGACGCTCTCTCAGCACTTGCAGGGAAATTTCGAGCAGGGAGCCCAAATATTCGGCTGGCTCTTGACCTCCAACGCCATGACTGTCATCCTGCTGCAGCTTCCGCTCTCCAAGCTCGCGGAGAAATTCAGCACCATCGCATCGATCCATGCGGGCAACGCGCTGTTCGCGGTCGGCCTCGTCGGCTTCGGCCTGTCGCCGAATGTCCCTCTGTTATTCGTTTCGATGATCCTCTTCACGATCGGGGAAATTCTGAATTATCCGGCTGCGAGCATGCTGGTGGACAGACTGGCTCCCGAGCATCTGCGCGGGGCGTACTTCGGCGCCCAGACCTTCGGCAACTTCGGCGCTTTCCTGGGGCCGCTGCTGGGAGGCTGGCTGATCGATACAACGACCGGAGCCGCTGCATTCAGCCTCATCGCGGCTATCCTTCTCTGCTCCTCGTTCTTTTATGGATCGGGGGGCCGCCAAGCGGCGGTCCGGGGAAGCGACAGTCCTGCCTTCCGTGCCGCCGCTCCCTAGAGCGGAGAGGACGAGGTCCCATAGGTTTGCCGCACTTGAGGACTCCCTGCAATTCAGGGCCTTATGCAAACCGCCATGCGGGTCTGGACGGATGCGATGCGGGTAGTGCTCGCCGCCGCGGGGCTTGACGCAGCAAAAGGCAGCTCTTCTCCTCGAAGGGCTGCCTTTTTGTTGGTTGTCATCCGCTTGCTGACGGGCAGACAGACAGCGATCCGTTATCCTTCATCGTTCAGCTTCCGGCAAGGCCATCGGGTTGATCGGGCTGCCGATTGCGGCTCCGTCCACAGCGCTGTCCAAGGAGGAGGGCGCTGACGATGACCGGCAGACTTCCCTTCCGTTCGGCCATCCTGCCTCCGTACCGGCCGAGCAGCGCGGCGCTCATCGCCGCGGGGAACAGGATGAGGCCGATCCTGGCGGTGCTTGTTCCGCTGACCGCGTAGACGATGGAATAGCCGGTGACGACCCAGCCGGCTTCCGACGGAAGAAGGGCGAACGCGCGCGAGATTTCCGGCAGCGCCATATTGAACATCGTGACGTTCGTCACGGAGAAGAGGAGAATGACGCACAGCAGACGGACGAGCTTGCCGGCATTGCCGTCATCTGCTGAGGAAGCGTCCCGTTCTGCTAGGCCAGCTTCACCCTGAGCGGCTCGTCGGGAAGCCGATTCGTTTTCCATGCGAGTATCCTTCCTTCTTTCGTTAAATGGGAGTGGTTGTTAGCATTCACTAACATCGAGGCCTAAAAAGTGCGCGCGCTCGGCGAAGCCCGGAATCTGCTTGCCTTCCTTCATGACGATTCAGGATCTTGCGGTTGCGGTTCATGATCTCATGATAGGAGGCGCCGACGAGCAGAAGGTCGGCATAGTGATCGCCCTTCAACTGTTCCGCGAAGCGAAGATCGAGCGCATCTGCCCGGCATAGTGGAAGCGGTCCAGCGCTTCTTCAAGCAGACTCTGCTTGCTGCGAAGTGGCGGAACAGCGTCATCTCGCTCATGCCGGCGGCAGCCGCGATCACCTTTGTCGTAATGCCCTTGTATCCCTGTTCGGCGATCAGGTCGACGGCTGCGTACAGCAGCCTTTCCTTGGTGCTGCGCAGGTCCCCGCGTGCATGATCCGTCTCCATGCGGCTCCTCCTTTCTTTTGTCAGCCCTGAATGGTAGTGAATGCCAACTTGCGAATTGATCCTCATTCAGCATGGCTGCGGGAAATTGTAAATCCCCAGGCCAACCCCGCTTCTCCATAAGTAGTCATGCGGCTGTCAGCATAAAGTCACGATCGAGGTAGAGGGCGGCGCCCCGTCCTTCCTACAATGTAGATGCGGCTTTCAAGGCCGCATGCACAAGCTCGCATCGCATAATCTGCAATCTACCAATTCAATGGAAGGCGGTAGGAATGATGAGAGAACGGTGGAGGAAAAAGGCGGGGAGAACGGCTTTGGCGGCCGTAGTCGCCGGCACGCTGCTGATGGGGACGGCTGGGCCGAGAGCGGAGGCGGCGGCCAGCGCCTCGATCAACTGGACCGACGTCAAACAGTCGATCGACGGAATCGGAGCCTCGCAGGCGGGATGGTCCAATGCGGTCTATGACCTGCCGGAGCCCCAGCGCAGCCAAGTGATGGATCTGCTGTTCCGGCAGGACAGCGGCATCGGGCTGTCGATCTTGCGCGGAGCGGTATTCTCCGACTACAGCACGGCGCCGGGCCAGTACAACTTCGGCCTGCATCAGGATCAGGTATGGGTCATGCAGCAGGCCAAGGCGCGGGGAGTGGACAAGATCGTCGCCAGCACCTGGAGCCCTCCGGCCTATATGAAGACCAACGGACAGACGACGAACGGCGGTTACCTCAAGCAGGAGAATTACGGCGACTTCGCCGCGCTGCTCTCGCAGTTCGTTAAGCAGTACAAGGCTCTGTACAACATCGACATGTATGGAGTATCCGTGGCCAATGAACCGAACTCCATGACCTTCCTCAGCTGGGACTCCAGCCAGTGGAACTCCACCAACTTCCAGGTGTTTCTCAAGGATCATCTCAAGCAGGCGATGGTCGCGGCAGGCGTGCAGAACACCAAGGTCATCGTGGGCGAGTCTTCCTGGTGGTCCGAGGATCTCGTCAAGGATTCGCTGAACGATCCGCTGTCGGCCGAGAGGCTGGACATCGTGGCCGGACACAACTATCCCGTTCCGGTCGTGAACGCCGAGCTGCCTTCCGATCCGTTCGCCACCGCCCAGTCCAAAGGGAAAAAGGTATGGATGACGGAGGTGTCCAAGGTCGACGGCTACGATCCCGGAATGGGCTCGGGACTGAAGTTCGCCAAGCAGCTCCACACCTTCATGACGAAGACGGGCGTCAACGCCTGGCTGTACTGGACGGGAGCGATTCCAGGCGACAACGACGAGGGGCTCATCAACGTCGACCTCGCCGCCGGCACCTACAAGCTGACCAAGCGCTTTTATACGATCGGCAACTACAGCAAGTTCATCCGTCCGGGCTACGTCCGCATCGGCATGCCGGACAGCCCGCAGTCGGGCTTGTACACATCGGCCTACAAGGATCCCGCCACAGGCAAATTCGTCATCGTGGCCGTCAACGACAGCGACGCCACGGCGGAGCTGAACCTGTCTCCGACCGGCTTCAGCGCAGGCTCCATTACGCCTTATACGACCAATGACAGCCTCAGCCTCGCGCAAGGGCAAGCGATCCCGCTCTCGGGAGGACAATACCAGACCCGCATCCCGGCGAAGAGCGTCGTCACGTTCACCGGCCAGAACGGGTCGCCTGCTCCCGCCGTCACGACGGTGGCCGACGAGCTGAACGACTGGTCGAAGACGTTCTCGCATACGGCCGGCCTGGCCTTCGATTCGGCCAACACAATCTATTACAACGGAGACGCCTCGCGCGTCAAGCGCACGGCCGGCACGACGGAAAGCCTCGTCTACAAGCTGCCGGGAATGACGGGCTTCAACGCATCCCTTTATCAGTTCAGCATCTGGGACGGAGTCGCGTTCTACTCCTCTCCCGACGGCGTCAGCTGGACTCCGGTCGTCCATGTCAGCACGGCAGGAGTGTATACGGGCAGCAAGTGGTACGGCAAGCAGTACAGCGCCCAGAGCCTTCTCCCCGCCGGCACCCAATATCTGAAGGTGGAGCTGAGCGGCTCCGACAGCTGGGAGAAGCAGATTTCCCGCATCGTATTGACGGCGTCCAGCTGACAGCCGCCGGAAGGCATCCGGGAGCCCGGCAAGACGGCTTGCTGCAAGGCCAGGCAGAATGCCCCGAACCGTTTTTTCAAGAGCCGGATAGACAGCTCCGTACATCCGTCTATTCAAGAGAGGGACATAGACAGCCCTTTTCCTGGACAGATCTATTCAAGAGCCAGGCATAGAAAGCCTGTGATCATCGATTGTATTCAAGAGCCAGGCATAGAAAGCCTGATCATCGGTCGTACTCAAGAGCCAGGCATAGAAAGCCTGAACATCGGTCGTATTCAAGAGCCAGGCATGGAAAGCCTGAACATCGGTCGTATTCAAGAGCCAGGCATGGAAAGCCTGAACATCGGTCGTATTCAAGAGCCAGGCATAGAAAGCCTGAACATCGGTC encodes:
- a CDS encoding histidine kinase; protein product: MSSKRSLRFKLAIGFALLAVPLLFILIYNNLAATSVVREQVAESNKNMVTLYSNQIQTSLSRESNFLYNLAMDDPNILALSDTRKSNDKIEYELAKNRILISLSRYHRYDSSVDVQFVYSTETKEMFNTVIRTLYLEEMDLIKQSIYEVVSKAKPDSPYLREWKLVSYGDKHALIRLVDSGYGYYLGAFVKLESLSVPLELIQLGQHGFSAFSDSGGSLVLASPLTRSEAGSLRVAPERDYQTLSLKQEDYLVVSNRVKDTDMTLSAFIPEQRLLQKLSKYRTYISLMPFLAGFLLLLCVLYLNHVIIKPMNSLIRGMRTIKRGDWKYRLSPARSTEFAIINETFNDMVQEIEELKINVYEEQIRVHKAELKQLQLQINPHFLLNSINVVYSLAQIRNFGLIQSMCLNLVKYFRFTTRISGSLVAVGEEMEHMDSYLRIQQLRFPGRIDFDIDIDEELEQQLLPPLLVQPFIENAVKHGFDFMDEPFRISISVHDPGAAAAGAEGAEGSRDNGGTDGYGTGFKDSAGTDRGGRSFQVVVEDNGGGFPEEVLKELQSGRRFEASGDEHLGIWNVHHRLKLLYGSSASLQFSNREAGGARIVIVLPLDGAHRNQSNGGGIDVSRVDRG
- a CDS encoding glycoside hydrolase, whose protein sequence is MMRERWRKKAGRTALAAVVAGTLLMGTAGPRAEAAASASINWTDVKQSIDGIGASQAGWSNAVYDLPEPQRSQVMDLLFRQDSGIGLSILRGAVFSDYSTAPGQYNFGLHQDQVWVMQQAKARGVDKIVASTWSPPAYMKTNGQTTNGGYLKQENYGDFAALLSQFVKQYKALYNIDMYGVSVANEPNSMTFLSWDSSQWNSTNFQVFLKDHLKQAMVAAGVQNTKVIVGESSWWSEDLVKDSLNDPLSAERLDIVAGHNYPVPVVNAELPSDPFATAQSKGKKVWMTEVSKVDGYDPGMGSGLKFAKQLHTFMTKTGVNAWLYWTGAIPGDNDEGLINVDLAAGTYKLTKRFYTIGNYSKFIRPGYVRIGMPDSPQSGLYTSAYKDPATGKFVIVAVNDSDATAELNLSPTGFSAGSITPYTTNDSLSLAQGQAIPLSGGQYQTRIPAKSVVTFTGQNGSPAPAVTTVADELNDWSKTFSHTAGLAFDSANTIYYNGDASRVKRTAGTTESLVYKLPGMTGFNASLYQFSIWDGVAFYSSPDGVSWTPVVHVSTAGVYTGSKWYGKQYSAQSLLPAGTQYLKVELSGSDSWEKQISRIVLTASS
- a CDS encoding helix-turn-helix domain-containing protein; this encodes METDHARGDLRSTKERLLYAAVDLIAEQGYKGITTKVIAAAAGMSEMTLFRHFAASRVCLKKRWTASTMPGRCARSSLRGTVEGRSLCRPSARRRLLS
- a CDS encoding MFS transporter is translated as MNRIQIFMRSYHPIVLSLLVGQMISRIATSMSMPFLALYLARNTDMSAAMIGFVAGAGALAGTFGGFVGGALSDRYSRRLIMFISLFAWSAVFAGFAFTKQPVLLLLLSMLNGLCRSWFEPVAQALMGDLTEPERRFNVFSMRYLMGNVGVSVGPLLGVYLGVGSGPLPFLVTGLIYLLYGLVLFAMMNAFGIKDIEGAKKERATIGSAWHAVRRDRVLQLYIAGAVLVGIGYSQHAVTLSQHLQGNFEQGAQIFGWLLTSNAMTVILLQLPLSKLAEKFSTIASIHAGNALFAVGLVGFGLSPNVPLLFVSMILFTIGEILNYPAASMLVDRLAPEHLRGAYFGAQTFGNFGAFLGPLLGGWLIDTTTGAAAFSLIAAILLCSSFFYGSGGRQAAVRGSDSPAFRAAAP
- a CDS encoding response regulator, which produces MYRVLIVDDEMYAVMGLKDGVQWSRLGVSDVREAYNMRGAIAVFGECRIDVMICDIEMPKGTGIELLEWVREHHPDTEVIFLTAHADFRFMKRAIQLSSFDYMMKPIGYEVLEETLGRALERAGQTRKEREIRDRFQPYQELWPRQKTLLSERFWYDLLAKRITVSRDHERSLMEAHGVELAPGERLLPVLISVESWNRELRAGDEEILEYAIRQSAKEFLLEGGRGEVIQSKQGAIVAILYGGGEAPASLLAQAGQLCVRYAAYCMDHLNCRISCYLGEPAELKELASMYRRLLLQEYDNLSRSEPVNWLREEAEPQHHRPGRRQTRLPEFNAWAMLLEEGRIGEVEALLRSSLAEMAADRSMGGAELQAYYLGFLQVMLYVLQKKGLSAHELGSDQPLEGPPRSLPQLEAWALDMLRRFNETLDHGESVIGRLQAYIAGHLGENITREMLAEYCFLNPAYLSRLFKKETGLSITDYLLQERMRIAGEIIAHSSVPISEVARRMGYNNFSYFSKMFKKIYGVGPQQHRKLAIGGDGFAAEE